Proteins encoded in a region of the Vicia villosa cultivar HV-30 ecotype Madison, WI linkage group LG5, Vvil1.0, whole genome shotgun sequence genome:
- the LOC131604704 gene encoding protein MAIN-LIKE 2-like, with amino-acid sequence MHFGYKYVPKLVHFLHHLLYYHQSNLASEQLCVSSSTNMSLLTMGQEHRGTIANIATYDVTRFRTRAGKMIAPDPLIVDYVKRAGFGEVMNLTHTSVDMKFILALCERWRPETHTFHLPMGECTVTLEDVYMLLGLRTNGKAVYGNVQQPNALCVELLGVDLIEGEGQQRGRGQGIKLAGLQEAYVGIQLDQFSDEETILRKTRMYIMLLFGRFLFPEGTGNSVNFMYLCLLGDIDAIKTYSWGSAVLAYLYSSLCKCAKKDVCTFSGCAFLLQTWACVSRTSCITRLDSDSIDELASSNNKIGIARGCGWQHIGVYVNLGAIYLCGIPVATELV; translated from the exons atgcattttggctataaatatgttcccaaacttgttcattttcttcatcacctcttatactatcatcagagcaacttagcatcagagcaactttgtgtttcatcatcaacaaacatgtctctcctaactatgGGTCAAGAGCACCGAGGCACCATTGCAAACATTGCGACCTAT gatgtcacgagatttaggacccgtgctggtaagatgattgctcctgaccctttgattgtggactacgttaaacgtgcgggatttggtgaggtaatgaacttaacacatacctcagttgatatgaagtttatattagcattgtgtgagcgttggaggcctgagactcatacttttcaccttccaatgggtgaatgtaccgtcactctagaggacgtgtacatgttgttgggtctcagaacaaatggaaaggcagtgtatggaaatgtccaacaaccaaacgccctatgcgtcgaattgttgggtgtggatttaatagagggtgaggggcaacaaaggggtaggggccaaggtataaagcttgctGGCCTTCAGGAAGCTTATGTTGGGATTCAATTGGATCAGTTTTCTGACGAAGAAACTATACTGCGGAAAACTAggatgtatattatgttgttgtttggtaggtttctatttcccgaaggcacgggaaatagtgttaattttatgtacttgtgtttacttggggacattgatgcaataaagacatatagctggggttcggctgtgttggcatacctatatagttccttatgcaaatgtgcaaaaaaggatgtttgtacatttagtggatgtgcattcttgctacaaacatgggcatg TGTGTCTAGAACTTCTTGTATCACTCGGCTTGACTCGGATTCAATTGATGAACTTGCTTCATCCAACAATAAGATAG GGATTGCTAGAGGCTGTGGATGGCAGCACATAGGAGTTTATGTTAATCTAGGGGCCATCTACCTCTGTGGGATTCCTGTTGCTACTGAattagtgtaa